The following are encoded in a window of Salinibacter ruber DSM 13855 genomic DNA:
- a CDS encoding flagellar basal body L-ring protein FlgH — translation MIRFRCASSALLVTLALALGLAGAPPAHGQESSTSVRAAEQSLYADPVAREPGDVITVVIDEQTSGQRESSYEGNSSSSLNGSGSGTFSESISGSFSAGTEVSSETENSNESVQSEVLNGTFTARVTAVNNAGNLEVKGERRLTIDGVTHIMEVSGVVRPTDVRQNNTILSTQIANAKIKYGEEGFRNQGIFSKGLLLKVGGVVATGIGIFLGVR, via the coding sequence ATGATTCGATTTCGTTGTGCCTCAAGTGCGCTTCTCGTCACGTTAGCGCTTGCCCTCGGCCTGGCGGGCGCGCCCCCGGCGCACGGGCAAGAGTCCTCCACGAGCGTACGGGCGGCGGAGCAGTCGCTGTACGCCGACCCGGTGGCCCGCGAGCCGGGCGATGTGATCACCGTCGTCATCGACGAGCAGACGTCCGGCCAGCGTGAAAGCTCGTACGAGGGCAACTCCTCGTCGAGCCTGAACGGCAGCGGGTCCGGAACCTTCTCCGAAAGCATCAGCGGCAGCTTCTCCGCGGGCACGGAGGTCAGTTCCGAGACGGAGAACAGCAACGAGTCCGTCCAGAGCGAGGTGCTGAACGGGACCTTCACCGCCCGCGTGACGGCCGTTAACAACGCCGGCAACCTGGAGGTGAAGGGGGAGCGGCGCCTGACCATCGACGGGGTGACGCACATCATGGAGGTGTCCGGCGTCGTGCGGCCGACCGACGTGCGCCAGAACAACACCATCCTGTCCACCCAGATCGCCAACGCCAAGATCAAGTACGGGGAGGAGGGCTTCCGCAACCAGGGCATCTTCTCGAAGGGCCTCCTCCTGAAGGTGGGCGGCGTCGTCGCGACCGGCATTGGCATCTTTCTTGGGGTACGATAA
- the flgF gene encoding flagellar basal-body rod protein FlgF, whose translation MLPRFQNAAAAMSEMRLQQEQVANNLANASTTGYKKDRVFTEALNERLTKDGSPISDRRLEQANDLSGGSLKETGNPLDVALGDEGFFVTQPRGGGAERYTRAGHFVVGSQGTLRTPEGREVMGEGGPIQLPVEQGGDISISKSGRITAGQQQVGALRVATFENPEQLERTSGASFAAGDAQPQAAENPVVLQGKVETSNVDPVTELTNMIEIQRQFEAQQKTIQTTDGVLGRATQSLGGM comes from the coding sequence ATGCTTCCCCGGTTCCAGAACGCCGCCGCCGCCATGAGCGAGATGCGACTCCAGCAGGAGCAGGTGGCGAACAACCTCGCCAACGCCAGCACCACCGGCTACAAGAAGGACCGCGTCTTCACCGAGGCCCTCAACGAGCGCCTCACGAAGGACGGGTCGCCGATCAGCGACCGGCGCCTGGAGCAGGCCAACGACCTGTCGGGCGGCAGCCTCAAGGAGACCGGCAATCCGCTCGACGTGGCGCTGGGGGACGAGGGCTTCTTCGTCACCCAACCCCGCGGGGGCGGGGCCGAACGCTACACCCGGGCCGGCCACTTCGTCGTGGGCAGTCAGGGGACGCTCCGCACGCCCGAGGGGCGCGAGGTGATGGGGGAGGGCGGGCCGATCCAGCTCCCGGTGGAGCAGGGGGGCGACATCAGCATCTCCAAGAGCGGGCGCATCACCGCGGGGCAGCAGCAGGTCGGGGCCCTTCGCGTCGCGACGTTCGAGAACCCCGAGCAGCTGGAGCGGACGAGCGGGGCGTCCTTCGCGGCGGGCGACGCCCAGCCCCAGGCGGCCGAAAACCCGGTCGTGCTGCAGGGCAAGGTGGAAACCAGCAACGTGGACCCGGTGACCGAGCTGACCAACATGATTGAGATCCAGCGCCAGTTTGAGGCCCAGCAGAAAACCATCCAGACGACCGACGGGGTGCTGGGGCGCGCGACCCAGTCGCTCGGCGGCATGTAG
- a CDS encoding flagellar basal body P-ring protein FlgI, which produces MRTVRLRRIVLGLLVLVLSGSVGAARAQQGPAAADSGEASTATSELKSMVTIEGASSMPLTGYGLVVGLDRTGDRARAQSGAVFTVQSIANMLREFGVKVDQEVLQSRNVAAVLVTATLDPFAGTGSEIDVTVSSMGDARSLSGGVLLRTPLQGPDKALRAVAQGPLTTGAAQASSQGTEVTVNSPNTGRIPNGAIVRQARPVNLTGDEVGLVLRRPDFTNASKIADAINEVFPDAAEAAHAGLVNVGMPEALNNTSQLMAALEGVEVEVKAPARVVVNERTGTIVAGGNVTISEVMVTTGGITVSTREDRFVSQPNPLGEGETQPVAEGEAEVQQEGARSVVLPPNTNVSELASALNDLGITARDIISIFQSIDRAGALQAELVIL; this is translated from the coding sequence ATGAGGACCGTTCGCCTACGACGCATTGTGCTGGGACTGCTGGTGCTCGTCCTGAGCGGAAGCGTGGGCGCGGCCCGTGCCCAGCAGGGCCCCGCCGCCGCGGACTCCGGGGAGGCCTCCACGGCCACCTCGGAGCTGAAGAGCATGGTGACGATCGAGGGCGCCTCCTCCATGCCGCTGACCGGGTACGGCCTCGTGGTGGGCCTCGACCGCACCGGCGACCGCGCCCGGGCCCAGAGCGGGGCGGTCTTCACCGTCCAGAGCATCGCCAACATGCTGCGCGAGTTTGGGGTGAAGGTCGACCAGGAGGTGCTGCAGTCGCGCAACGTGGCGGCGGTGCTGGTGACGGCCACCCTGGATCCGTTCGCCGGCACCGGCAGCGAAATTGACGTGACCGTCTCCTCGATGGGCGATGCCCGCTCCCTCTCCGGGGGCGTGCTCCTGCGAACCCCCCTGCAGGGGCCCGACAAGGCGCTCCGGGCCGTGGCGCAGGGCCCGCTGACCACCGGGGCGGCCCAGGCGTCGAGCCAGGGCACGGAGGTGACGGTCAACAGCCCAAACACGGGCCGCATCCCGAACGGGGCCATCGTCCGGCAGGCCCGCCCCGTCAACCTCACCGGAGACGAGGTGGGCCTCGTCCTGCGTCGGCCCGACTTCACGAACGCAAGCAAGATTGCCGACGCGATCAACGAGGTCTTCCCCGACGCCGCCGAGGCCGCCCACGCGGGCCTCGTCAACGTGGGAATGCCGGAGGCGCTGAACAACACCTCGCAGCTGATGGCGGCCCTGGAGGGGGTGGAGGTCGAGGTGAAAGCGCCCGCCCGCGTCGTCGTCAACGAGCGCACCGGCACCATCGTCGCCGGGGGCAACGTCACGATCAGCGAGGTAATGGTCACCACCGGGGGCATCACGGTCTCCACGCGGGAGGACCGGTTCGTCTCGCAGCCGAACCCGCTGGGGGAAGGGGAGACCCAGCCGGTGGCGGAGGGGGAGGCCGAGGTGCAGCAGGAGGGCGCGCGGTCGGTCGTGCTCCCGCCGAACACGAACGTAAGCGAGCTCGCGTCCGCCCTGAACGACCTCGGCATCACGGCCCGCGACATCATCTCCATCTTCCAGTCCATCGACCGCGCCGGCGCCCTCCAGGCCGAGCTCGTCATTCTGTAG
- the flgG gene encoding flagellar basal-body rod protein FlgG, which translates to MPPRSLQTAALGMQAQQTSIDNIANNLSNANTTGYKRSRVVFQDLLYENVQASAEGQTDGAEPAELQIGSGTTAVATVRNFSQGSFSKTGNSLDLAINGDGFFQVQQPDGSLAYTRDGTFTLSSEGNIVTQTGLKVQPNINVPPNAVEISIDQEGTVKARLQGESEMVELGQMELARFPNSAGLRPQGGNLYEQTESSGEPFIGTPGRGGLGNVRQGFLEKGNVKVVQEMTSLIQAQRTYELNSRMVTTSDEMMQTANNVKR; encoded by the coding sequence ATGCCCCCTCGCTCTCTCCAGACGGCTGCGCTGGGAATGCAGGCCCAGCAGACCAGCATCGACAACATTGCCAACAACCTCTCCAACGCCAACACGACCGGCTACAAGCGGTCCCGTGTGGTCTTTCAGGACCTGCTCTACGAGAACGTGCAGGCCAGCGCGGAGGGCCAGACCGACGGCGCCGAGCCGGCGGAGCTCCAAATCGGAAGCGGCACCACCGCCGTGGCTACGGTCCGCAACTTCTCGCAGGGCAGCTTCTCCAAGACGGGCAACTCGCTGGACCTCGCCATCAACGGCGACGGGTTTTTCCAGGTGCAGCAGCCGGACGGGTCCCTCGCCTACACCCGCGACGGCACATTTACCCTCAGCAGCGAGGGCAACATCGTCACCCAGACCGGCCTGAAGGTGCAGCCGAACATCAACGTGCCGCCCAACGCGGTCGAGATCAGCATCGATCAGGAGGGAACAGTGAAGGCGCGGCTGCAGGGGGAGTCCGAGATGGTGGAGCTGGGGCAGATGGAGCTCGCCCGCTTTCCCAACTCCGCCGGCCTGCGGCCACAGGGGGGCAACCTCTACGAGCAGACGGAGTCGAGCGGGGAGCCCTTCATCGGGACGCCGGGACGCGGGGGGCTCGGCAACGTCCGCCAGGGCTTCCTGGAGAAGGGCAACGTGAAGGTGGTGCAGGAGATGACGAGCCTGATCCAGGCCCAGCGCACCTACGAGTTGAACTCGCGGATGGTGACCACCAGCGACGAAATGATGCAGACCGCCAACAACGTGAAGCGGTAA
- the flgK gene encoding flagellar hook-associated protein FlgK translates to MSVNSLFDIGSTSLRAVGEKIDATSQNIANAESEGYRRRRVSLSSRSVAATGLYASNGAQDVTSSGVGVEQFERVRDGMLVGARNEARSSESAAREEGRVLGVLEGALATDTDASLSASLQGLADGFSNLANNPESQGVRESVLGRARQLTDTFGRLDQRLGELTSSTTKALASNVEKANGLLDKVASLNEQIESARAGGSPDYAAEDQRDQTVKELSKLLPVEAQENRSDGYTLTVDGMTVVQGDDATTLSTENKNDPSKPTRVEFGDTGVAFDPGEEGGGEIGAQARLLNDTLTGKQSVQDRLDTLADSVVEKVNTAHRKGADQNGDTGENFFVDKSRTAGNIELNVDGPKDIAAVATPALGTPEGNETAVTIGQGDFGDSSGAGNIEDRLTVGPDGSASTVEVSSISPDGNLPGGVEGGTFDITVEDNANTGELDFTINRPDGSTSAQTGVDVSSDGTRITLEDDGSGNTLKLDVGTAFADGDVGPTETKEFSVTVDNSLPGNTGPAQNIADVASDLTTGATDLAAGVGTQVQEAAAKEEAQAAVGERVQAQIEDVSGVSVDQQLSSLIEQQQQFAASAQVLTTAREVSSTLLSIAR, encoded by the coding sequence GTGAGCGTCAACTCGCTGTTCGACATTGGGAGCACGTCGCTGCGCGCCGTCGGCGAGAAGATCGACGCGACCAGCCAAAACATCGCCAACGCCGAGTCGGAGGGCTACCGCCGGCGCCGCGTGAGCCTCAGCTCCCGCAGCGTCGCCGCGACGGGCCTGTACGCCTCGAACGGGGCGCAGGACGTCACGTCGAGTGGCGTGGGGGTCGAACAATTCGAGCGGGTGCGGGACGGCATGCTCGTGGGCGCCCGGAACGAGGCCCGGAGCAGCGAGAGCGCCGCCCGGGAGGAGGGCCGCGTGCTGGGCGTGCTGGAGGGGGCCCTCGCCACCGACACGGACGCGAGCCTGTCCGCCTCGCTTCAGGGCCTTGCCGACGGCTTTAGCAATCTCGCCAACAACCCGGAGAGCCAAGGCGTGCGCGAGTCCGTTCTGGGCCGGGCCCGCCAGCTGACCGACACGTTCGGCCGCCTCGACCAGCGCCTCGGGGAGCTCACGTCCAGCACCACGAAGGCGCTGGCCAGCAACGTGGAGAAGGCCAACGGGCTCCTCGACAAGGTGGCCTCCCTGAACGAGCAGATCGAAAGCGCCCGGGCCGGCGGCTCGCCCGACTACGCCGCGGAGGACCAGCGGGACCAGACCGTCAAGGAATTGTCGAAGCTGCTTCCGGTGGAGGCCCAGGAGAACCGGTCGGACGGCTATACGCTCACCGTCGACGGCATGACGGTGGTGCAGGGCGACGACGCGACGACTCTCTCCACGGAGAACAAGAACGATCCCAGCAAGCCCACGAGGGTCGAGTTCGGAGACACCGGTGTGGCGTTCGATCCTGGCGAGGAGGGCGGTGGTGAAATTGGCGCGCAGGCGCGCCTCCTGAACGACACCCTGACCGGCAAACAGAGCGTGCAGGACAGGCTGGACACCCTCGCCGACAGTGTGGTGGAAAAGGTGAACACGGCCCACCGGAAGGGGGCCGACCAGAACGGCGACACGGGGGAGAACTTCTTCGTCGACAAGTCCAGGACGGCGGGCAACATCGAACTCAACGTCGACGGCCCCAAGGACATTGCGGCCGTGGCGACGCCGGCCCTCGGCACCCCGGAGGGAAACGAAACGGCCGTCACCATCGGCCAGGGCGACTTTGGCGACAGCAGCGGGGCGGGCAACATCGAGGACCGACTCACCGTCGGCCCCGACGGCAGCGCCAGTACGGTCGAGGTGTCGTCGATCTCCCCCGACGGAAACCTCCCTGGGGGGGTGGAGGGGGGCACGTTCGATATTACCGTAGAAGATAATGCCAATACCGGTGAGCTCGACTTCACGATCAATCGCCCCGACGGGTCGACCAGTGCCCAGACCGGTGTCGATGTCAGCTCCGACGGCACCAGGATCACGCTGGAGGACGACGGAAGCGGCAATACGCTGAAGCTCGACGTGGGCACCGCCTTCGCGGACGGCGACGTGGGACCGACAGAAACGAAAGAGTTTTCGGTGACGGTGGACAATTCCCTCCCCGGCAACACCGGCCCGGCCCAGAATATCGCCGACGTCGCGTCGGACCTGACCACGGGCGCGACCGACCTGGCCGCCGGCGTCGGCACGCAGGTGCAGGAGGCCGCCGCCAAGGAGGAGGCGCAGGCCGCCGTGGGGGAGCGCGTTCAGGCCCAGATCGAAGACGTGTCCGGCGTGTCGGTCGACCAGCAGCTGAGCAGCCTGATCGAACAGCAGCAGCAGTTCGCGGCGTCCGCACAGGTGCTCACCACGGCGCGGGAGGTCTCCAGCACGCTGCTCTCCATCGCGCGGTAA
- a CDS encoding flagellar protein FlgN, protein MSFKRLTPVTDKLVETLSEKADAFEKLESLFEQQLDALRNGETDALGPLATEAQDCTDTIDDLRQTYQRQARLLIRMLELEEDDPSLETLIEVLEQRAPSAEASTRLAEARAAVLERAESAQRTNDTLQFALEYAAGLNHELLAAVQQAAVDTDRRTYTADGTAESGGGEHSLVNTVG, encoded by the coding sequence ATGTCGTTTAAACGCCTCACGCCGGTCACCGATAAATTGGTTGAGACCCTTAGCGAAAAGGCCGATGCGTTCGAGAAGCTGGAGTCTCTGTTCGAGCAGCAGCTGGATGCCCTCCGGAACGGGGAGACCGACGCGCTGGGCCCCCTCGCGACGGAGGCGCAGGACTGCACGGACACGATCGACGACCTGCGCCAGACGTACCAGCGACAGGCCCGCCTCCTCATCCGAATGCTGGAGCTGGAGGAGGACGACCCGTCCCTCGAGACCCTGATCGAGGTGCTGGAGCAACGGGCCCCCTCCGCGGAGGCGAGCACGCGGCTGGCCGAGGCGCGGGCCGCCGTGCTGGAGCGGGCCGAGTCGGCCCAGCGGACCAACGACACGCTTCAGTTTGCGCTGGAATACGCCGCCGGCCTCAACCACGAGCTGCTGGCCGCCGTGCAGCAGGCCGCGGTCGACACCGACCGCCGCACCTACACCGCCGACGGGACGGCCGAGTCCGGGGGCGGCGAGCATTCTCTCGTCAACACTGTTGGATAG
- a CDS encoding SusC/RagA family TonB-linked outer membrane protein produces the protein MLLRRYLLFVGLLLFAPLVGHAQSTGSVAGTVTDANDRPLPGVNVAIQAVQRGAATGPDGSYTISALEPGQYTIQASLVGYETQRATVTVEAGENVVQDFVMTAASLNLDEVVVTGQGSEVSRRALGTNVSTISAEDIQETPTTSIDKLLQGRVPGSTIRSQSAQPGQGALINFRGITSVFANQTPVIYVDGIRVDNSSSTSFSFGGETTSALSEILTNDIERIEITKGGAASTLYGSDAANGVIQVFTADGEAGETEVTFRTRQGVDFPVSRFFKDTGFSFPETREDEDSPDFGRTNYIENEFLRRGYSQDYYVGVSGGSEAITYNLSGRLQDGSGVQPNNSNTLYALRGNVSADVAEELSVQFNGSYTRSNFTRLSNGTAIADPLTMLEVGDAKFFTGTNNLRDALDMATLPQIKEGVDRYRLSARAAYRPNELFNSSLTVGIDGRTNEQRALFPREADPLTGNTNGSLTRFNRDFKSITLEYRGTISYPREGPVTSTFTFGAQGFRDEESQVWAEAETFALPGTEDVGEAGSVVADELREQVFNGGVFFKEQLGYENRLFLSTGLRLDGNSAFGEDVGVQVYPSAELSYILTDEPFWQGSLENVLSQLKLRAAWGQTGKFPDPFTRDVTFQATSFRGASAPRFDNPGNANLGPEKTSTLEGGFESSFFDGRFGLDFTVYQSRTTNALFEVPEQPATGRGLQFRNVGEIRNVGTELSADVRVLQLENLFWQVGGSWSWNQNEMESLGGAAPFNIGGSAEFAQQRVKEGQPIGAWRATTPYDSNGDGQLDASEFRFTGETPFPVHTGAFTTSLTVQNFRLFALADWATGSEVLDWGSHWASFNGLERAPRPQKFDENGDPITDADGNPVDFSTAEAGSALLQDGDYLKLREVTLSYNVPGSLLDVAGIDQGSIYVTGRNLWAFTRQELVDPELAGLTDTDNVALGGSQSITLSPPRQIQVGVEITL, from the coding sequence ATGTTATTGCGTCGCTACCTCCTTTTCGTCGGTCTTCTCCTGTTCGCGCCGCTCGTTGGCCACGCCCAATCCACGGGCTCGGTTGCCGGGACGGTAACCGACGCCAATGACCGTCCGCTGCCAGGGGTCAACGTGGCCATTCAGGCCGTCCAGCGGGGCGCGGCCACCGGCCCCGATGGCAGCTACACAATTTCGGCCCTGGAGCCAGGGCAGTACACCATCCAGGCGTCCCTGGTCGGCTACGAGACCCAGCGGGCAACCGTGACGGTCGAGGCCGGCGAGAATGTCGTCCAGGACTTCGTTATGACCGCCGCGTCGTTGAACCTGGACGAGGTGGTCGTCACCGGGCAGGGGAGTGAGGTGTCCCGACGGGCCCTCGGCACGAACGTGTCGACCATCAGCGCCGAGGACATCCAGGAAACCCCGACCACCTCGATCGACAAGCTTCTGCAGGGCCGCGTGCCCGGCTCCACGATTCGATCGCAGTCGGCCCAGCCCGGACAGGGGGCCCTCATTAACTTTCGGGGCATCACGAGCGTGTTCGCCAATCAGACCCCGGTCATCTACGTCGACGGCATCCGCGTCGACAACTCGTCGAGCACCAGCTTTTCGTTCGGCGGGGAGACCACTTCCGCCCTGAGCGAGATTTTGACGAACGACATCGAGCGCATCGAGATCACGAAAGGAGGGGCCGCGAGCACACTTTACGGCTCCGACGCGGCCAACGGGGTGATCCAGGTCTTCACGGCGGACGGGGAGGCGGGGGAAACGGAGGTGACGTTCCGGACCCGGCAGGGCGTCGACTTTCCCGTGAGTCGGTTTTTTAAGGACACGGGGTTCTCCTTTCCCGAGACGCGCGAGGACGAGGACAGCCCTGACTTTGGCCGCACGAACTACATTGAAAATGAGTTCTTGCGGCGGGGCTACAGCCAGGACTACTACGTCGGGGTCTCCGGCGGGTCGGAGGCGATTACCTACAACCTGAGCGGGCGTCTGCAGGATGGAAGCGGCGTACAGCCCAACAATAGCAACACGCTGTATGCCCTTCGCGGCAACGTGTCGGCCGACGTCGCGGAGGAGCTCAGCGTCCAGTTCAACGGCTCCTACACGCGCTCGAACTTCACCCGCCTCTCGAACGGGACCGCGATTGCGGACCCGCTCACGATGCTGGAGGTGGGCGACGCCAAGTTCTTCACCGGCACGAACAATCTCCGGGACGCGCTCGACATGGCAACGCTGCCCCAGATCAAAGAGGGCGTGGACCGGTACCGGCTCTCGGCCCGGGCGGCGTACCGGCCCAACGAGTTGTTCAATTCAAGCCTAACGGTTGGCATCGATGGCCGGACGAACGAGCAGCGGGCCCTGTTTCCGAGGGAGGCTGACCCCCTCACCGGCAACACAAATGGGAGCCTGACGCGCTTCAACCGGGACTTCAAGTCGATCACGCTTGAGTACCGGGGCACTATCAGCTACCCCCGCGAGGGGCCCGTTACTTCCACCTTCACGTTCGGGGCCCAGGGCTTCCGGGACGAGGAGAGCCAGGTGTGGGCCGAGGCCGAAACCTTCGCCCTGCCCGGCACCGAGGACGTGGGGGAGGCGGGCAGCGTCGTCGCCGACGAGCTCCGTGAGCAGGTGTTCAACGGAGGGGTCTTCTTCAAGGAACAGCTCGGCTATGAAAACCGGCTCTTCCTGAGCACCGGGCTCCGCCTCGACGGAAATAGCGCGTTCGGGGAGGACGTGGGCGTTCAGGTGTACCCGAGCGCCGAGCTGTCCTACATCCTCACCGACGAGCCGTTTTGGCAGGGCTCCCTGGAGAACGTCCTCTCGCAGCTAAAACTGCGGGCCGCGTGGGGCCAGACCGGGAAATTCCCCGATCCCTTCACGAGGGACGTGACGTTCCAGGCCACCTCGTTCCGCGGCGCCAGCGCCCCCCGCTTCGACAACCCCGGGAACGCGAACCTGGGCCCGGAGAAGACCTCCACCCTCGAGGGGGGCTTCGAGAGTTCCTTCTTCGACGGGCGCTTCGGGCTCGACTTTACCGTCTACCAGTCGCGCACGACCAACGCGCTCTTCGAGGTGCCCGAGCAGCCCGCCACGGGACGCGGCCTCCAGTTCCGCAACGTCGGGGAGATCCGCAACGTCGGGACGGAGCTCAGTGCCGACGTGCGCGTCCTCCAGCTGGAAAACCTCTTCTGGCAGGTCGGCGGCTCGTGGAGCTGGAACCAGAACGAAATGGAGAGCCTCGGCGGGGCGGCCCCCTTCAACATCGGCGGCAGTGCCGAGTTTGCCCAGCAGCGCGTGAAGGAGGGGCAGCCCATCGGGGCCTGGCGCGCCACCACCCCGTACGACTCGAACGGCGATGGGCAACTCGACGCCTCTGAGTTTCGCTTCACGGGAGAGACGCCGTTCCCCGTCCACACGGGCGCCTTCACCACCTCGCTCACGGTCCAGAACTTCCGGCTCTTTGCCCTGGCCGACTGGGCCACCGGGTCGGAGGTGCTCGACTGGGGCAGCCACTGGGCCTCGTTCAATGGGCTGGAGCGGGCCCCTCGCCCCCAGAAGTTCGACGAGAACGGCGACCCGATCACCGACGCCGATGGAAACCCCGTCGACTTCTCCACCGCCGAGGCCGGGTCGGCCCTCCTCCAGGACGGCGACTACCTCAAGCTCCGGGAGGTGACGCTTTCATACAACGTGCCGGGAAGTCTTCTGGACGTCGCCGGCATCGACCAGGGCTCCATCTACGTGACGGGGCGCAATCTGTGGGCGTTCACGCGCCAGGAGCTGGTGGACCCCGAGCTGGCGGGCCTGACCGACACCGACAATGTGGCGCTTGGGGGCTCACAGAGCATCACGCTCTCGCCCCCTCGTCAGATTCAGGTCGGCGTTGAAATCACGCTGTAA
- the flgA gene encoding flagellar basal body P-ring formation chaperone FlgA, whose protein sequence is MQRVLVSIFLGLLAASGPQVLRAQEGGAEAAVRRAAEQKIAARRPESAGHLEVRVRRVRGAIDSTARLRLELPDRGAMTGGLTRARVRAQAPTGDWEDAGWATLRVTRYDSVLTTRSRIKQGAPVKPEDVERTWMRVSDLHGEPLRASAFRAQRKKGALVADRYLRPERVLRARDVRPPYAVDPGTDTDMYYRRGRVRFRLSCTVRETGFVEDVVRVYCPGTRKTYQARVRTAEAVTWVKTL, encoded by the coding sequence ATGCAGCGCGTTCTCGTCTCCATTTTTCTCGGACTGCTTGCCGCCAGTGGGCCGCAGGTCCTGCGGGCGCAGGAGGGCGGGGCCGAGGCGGCGGTGCGGCGCGCCGCGGAGCAGAAAATTGCGGCACGTCGCCCGGAGAGCGCCGGTCACCTGGAGGTGCGGGTGCGCCGTGTGCGGGGGGCGATCGACAGCACGGCCCGGCTCCGGCTGGAGCTCCCCGATCGGGGGGCCATGACGGGCGGCCTCACCCGGGCCCGCGTCCGGGCGCAGGCCCCGACGGGCGACTGGGAAGACGCCGGCTGGGCAACGCTCCGAGTGACCCGGTACGACTCGGTACTGACGACACGGAGCCGCATCAAGCAGGGGGCTCCGGTGAAGCCCGAGGACGTGGAGCGAACCTGGATGCGCGTAAGCGACCTCCACGGCGAGCCCCTGCGGGCGTCGGCGTTTCGGGCGCAACGGAAGAAGGGGGCGCTCGTCGCCGACCGGTATCTGCGCCCGGAGCGCGTCCTGCGGGCCCGGGACGTGCGCCCGCCTTACGCGGTGGACCCCGGCACCGACACCGATATGTACTACCGGCGCGGCCGGGTTCGCTTCCGGCTCTCCTGCACGGTGCGGGAGACCGGCTTCGTCGAGGACGTGGTCCGGGTGTACTGCCCCGGCACGCGCAAGACCTACCAGGCCCGCGTCCGGACGGCGGAGGCGGTGACGTGGGTCAAAACACTGTAG